A region from the Mauremys reevesii isolate NIE-2019 unplaced genomic scaffold, ASM1616193v1 Contig34, whole genome shotgun sequence genome encodes:
- the LOC120393833 gene encoding zinc finger protein RFP-like, whose protein sequence is MSRLSGYFIEPVIVECGHNFCRACISQCWEGSTIAVSCPQCRETVQQRNLRPNRQLANMIEIAKQLSLQAAKGSEGDRVCGKHQEALKLFCEEDQTPICVVCDRSRAHRAHTVVPIQEAAQEYKQKIQTQLKTLRAEREKLLGLKVTGEGKSQEYLKQTQTERQKIVSKFQQVQQFLKEQERLLLAQLEKLDQEIVRIQNENVSKLCEQISLLSELISELDGKCQKPASEFLQDVRSTLSRCKKRKLQQPEEISPGLDERVSGFSQKTIALLEALRKFTGT, encoded by the exons ATGTCCCGTCTGTCTGGGTATTTCATAGAACCTGTCATCGtggagtgtgggcacaatttctgcagagcctgcatcagccagtgctgggagggatccaCTATagctgtctcctgccctcagtgcagagaaactgtgcagcagagaaacctcaggcccaacaggcagctggcaaacATGATAGAAATCGCCAAGCAActgagtttacaggcagcaaagggaagcgaaggggacagggtgtgcgggaaacaccaggaggctctgaaactgttctgtgaagaggatcaaaccccCATCTGTGTGGTGTGCGACAGATCCCGGGCTCACCGCGCTCACACGGTGGTTCCCATccaggaggctgcccaggagtacaag CAAAAAATCCAGACCCAATTGAAGACTCTGAGGGCAGAGcgagaaaagctgctgggattgaaagtgactggagaggggaaaagccaggagtatctg aaacaaacacaaaccgagaggcagaagattgtgtccAAATTTCAGCAAGTGCAGCAGTTCCTGAAagaacaagagcgactcctgctggcccagctggagaagctggaccaggagattgtgaggatccagaatgaaaatgtcagtaaactctGCGAGCAGATTTCCCTTCTCAGTGAGCTGATCAGTGAGCTGGACgggaagtgtcagaagccagcgagtgaattcctgcag GATGTCAGAAGCACCTTGAGCAG GTGTAAGAAGAGGAAGttgcagcagccagaggagatttctcctgGACTGGATGAGCGAGTCAGTGGTTTCTCCCAGAAAACTATTGCGCTACTGGAGGCTCTGAGGAAATTCACAGGTACCTAG